One window from the genome of Salvia splendens isolate huo1 chromosome 9, SspV2, whole genome shotgun sequence encodes:
- the LOC121749609 gene encoding uncharacterized protein LOC121749609 isoform X1, protein MDADEKLTALKKAYADIILGISKEAAARVMASEKKSVRYQHELKATKEEGVRMLMRLKHMMDAKNSEAEAAGVHQQNKIEELEAQLQEAEDIVRDLRDELSEVQAELERMKNGSSHHIVKPKNTCLVEIPVEDKISSCQSYEYLPPNKSSVALGATVPHPLQRNECQKCYNKIACICGAYIRDRDLPSIILRGKDPGLYRNGCTQRIRACERNHSDRDLSLSVETDKATDEKNVTEQMEGRHTSETPASGGKILTDLEKKLLAEINLGAFQSFPQKRRRAVRRRKIIKPLAGKEHSLLQKPDQLSAHSPTKDGIPADVSAENPSEIGPRFPRDEAELQTQQECTKATEDNSKIVEICNSSVPMGGVNKEVMPLDLIAGCLESLPTDSEMDVASHSLNSFDITEGFSRRPSRERVFKYTFQRKRKREALVVAEVNGTCETEKKIGDEQNGNVKQVQSKFSLSKESSRECRRLTQVARQLISLSDKKWWR, encoded by the exons ATGGACGCCGACGAG AAATTAACGGCGTTGAAGAAGGCATATGCTGATATAATATTGGGCATATCTAAGGAGGCAGCGGCGAGGGTTATGGCGTCTGAGAAGAAGTCGGTAAGGTATCAGCACGAGCTGAAGGCCACGAAGGAGGAGGGCGTGCGAATGCTGATGCGCCTTAAGCATATGATGGATGCTAAG AATAGTGAAGCCGAAGCAGCAGGCGTGCATCAGCAGAACAAGATTGAAGAGCTCGAGGCTCAACTTCAGGAAGCTGAAGATATTGTAAGAGATCTCAGAGATGAGTTGTCAGAAGTGCAAGCTGAACTGGAAAGGATGAAGAACGGAAGTTCACATCATATAGTTAAACCCAAAAACACTTGTTTGGTTGAAATACCGGTAGAGGATAAAATCTCTTCTTGCCAATCCTATGAATACCTTCCTCCTAACAAATCTTCTGTAGCTCTCGGTGCAACAGTTCCACATCCGCTCCAGAGAAATGAATGCCAAAAATGCTATAACAAGATAGCTTGTATATGTGGTGCATATATCAGGGACCGAGATTTGCCTTCTATAATATTAAGAGGCAAAGATCCCGGGCTCTACAGAAATGGATGTACACAAAGAATCCGTGCATGTGAAAGAAACCATTCAGATAGGGATTTGAGTCTCTCAGTGGAAACAGACAAAGCGACTGACGAGAAGAATGTCACAGAGCAGATGGAAGGTAGACATACATCTGAGACACCAGCTTCTGGAGGTAAAATTCTGACTGACCTCGAGAAGAAACTATTGGCAGAAATCAATCTCGGCGCCTTCCAATCATTTCCCCAGAAAAGGAGGAGAGCTGTTAGACGACGAAAGATAATAAAACCACTGGCAGGGAAAGAACATTCTCTGTTGCAAAAGCCCGATCAGTTGTCTGCACATTCTCCGACCAAGGACGGTATTCCAGCTGATGTCAGTGCTGAAAATCCTTCTGAGATAGGTCCAAGATTTCCGCGTGATGAAGCTGAACTGCAAACTCAGCAGGAATGTACAAAAGCTACTGAGGATAACTCCAAGATTGTGGAAATTTGTAATTCATCAGTGCCAATGGGTGGAGTGAATAAGGAAGTTATGCCTTTGGATTTGATAGCTGGGTGTTTGGAGAGTTTGCCTACCGATAGTGAAATGGATGTGGCATCTCATAGTTTGAATTCATTTGATATCACTGAAGGCTTTTCCAGGCGACCTTCTAGGGAAAGAGTGTTCAAATACACATTTCAAAGGAAACGAAAGAGAGAAGCTTTGGTTGTAGCTGAAGTGAATGGCACTTGTGAGACTGAGAAGAAAATCGGAGACGAGCAAAATGGTAACGTGAAGCAGGTGCAATCCAAGTTCAGCTTGTCAAAGGAGTCATCACGAGAATGTAGGCGACTAACTCAAGTTGCTCGTCAG CTTATATCTTTATCCGACAAGAAGTGGTGGCGCTGA
- the LOC121749609 gene encoding uncharacterized protein LOC121749609 isoform X2, with product MASEKKSVRYQHELKATKEEGVRMLMRLKHMMDAKNSEAEAAGVHQQNKIEELEAQLQEAEDIVRDLRDELSEVQAELERMKNGSSHHIVKPKNTCLVEIPVEDKISSCQSYEYLPPNKSSVALGATVPHPLQRNECQKCYNKIACICGAYIRDRDLPSIILRGKDPGLYRNGCTQRIRACERNHSDRDLSLSVETDKATDEKNVTEQMEGRHTSETPASGGKILTDLEKKLLAEINLGAFQSFPQKRRRAVRRRKIIKPLAGKEHSLLQKPDQLSAHSPTKDGIPADVSAENPSEIGPRFPRDEAELQTQQECTKATEDNSKIVEICNSSVPMGGVNKEVMPLDLIAGCLESLPTDSEMDVASHSLNSFDITEGFSRRPSRERVFKYTFQRKRKREALVVAEVNGTCETEKKIGDEQNGNVKQVQSKFSLSKESSRECRRLTQVARQLISLSDKKWWR from the exons ATGGCGTCTGAGAAGAAGTCGGTAAGGTATCAGCACGAGCTGAAGGCCACGAAGGAGGAGGGCGTGCGAATGCTGATGCGCCTTAAGCATATGATGGATGCTAAG AATAGTGAAGCCGAAGCAGCAGGCGTGCATCAGCAGAACAAGATTGAAGAGCTCGAGGCTCAACTTCAGGAAGCTGAAGATATTGTAAGAGATCTCAGAGATGAGTTGTCAGAAGTGCAAGCTGAACTGGAAAGGATGAAGAACGGAAGTTCACATCATATAGTTAAACCCAAAAACACTTGTTTGGTTGAAATACCGGTAGAGGATAAAATCTCTTCTTGCCAATCCTATGAATACCTTCCTCCTAACAAATCTTCTGTAGCTCTCGGTGCAACAGTTCCACATCCGCTCCAGAGAAATGAATGCCAAAAATGCTATAACAAGATAGCTTGTATATGTGGTGCATATATCAGGGACCGAGATTTGCCTTCTATAATATTAAGAGGCAAAGATCCCGGGCTCTACAGAAATGGATGTACACAAAGAATCCGTGCATGTGAAAGAAACCATTCAGATAGGGATTTGAGTCTCTCAGTGGAAACAGACAAAGCGACTGACGAGAAGAATGTCACAGAGCAGATGGAAGGTAGACATACATCTGAGACACCAGCTTCTGGAGGTAAAATTCTGACTGACCTCGAGAAGAAACTATTGGCAGAAATCAATCTCGGCGCCTTCCAATCATTTCCCCAGAAAAGGAGGAGAGCTGTTAGACGACGAAAGATAATAAAACCACTGGCAGGGAAAGAACATTCTCTGTTGCAAAAGCCCGATCAGTTGTCTGCACATTCTCCGACCAAGGACGGTATTCCAGCTGATGTCAGTGCTGAAAATCCTTCTGAGATAGGTCCAAGATTTCCGCGTGATGAAGCTGAACTGCAAACTCAGCAGGAATGTACAAAAGCTACTGAGGATAACTCCAAGATTGTGGAAATTTGTAATTCATCAGTGCCAATGGGTGGAGTGAATAAGGAAGTTATGCCTTTGGATTTGATAGCTGGGTGTTTGGAGAGTTTGCCTACCGATAGTGAAATGGATGTGGCATCTCATAGTTTGAATTCATTTGATATCACTGAAGGCTTTTCCAGGCGACCTTCTAGGGAAAGAGTGTTCAAATACACATTTCAAAGGAAACGAAAGAGAGAAGCTTTGGTTGTAGCTGAAGTGAATGGCACTTGTGAGACTGAGAAGAAAATCGGAGACGAGCAAAATGGTAACGTGAAGCAGGTGCAATCCAAGTTCAGCTTGTCAAAGGAGTCATCACGAGAATGTAGGCGACTAACTCAAGTTGCTCGTCAG CTTATATCTTTATCCGACAAGAAGTGGTGGCGCTGA